A genomic window from Solanum stenotomum isolate F172 chromosome 10, ASM1918654v1, whole genome shotgun sequence includes:
- the LOC125878504 gene encoding serine/arginine-rich splicing factor RSZ22-like isoform X2, whose amino-acid sequence MSRVYVGNLDPRVSERELEDEFRIFGVIRSVWVARRPPGYAFIDFDDRRDAQDAIKELDGKNGWRVELSHNSRGGGGGGRGGGQGRSGGSDLKCYECGESGHFARECRTRGGPGAGRHRSRSPPRYRRSPSYGRRSYSPHGRSPRRRSPSPRGRSYSRSPYRGREEAPYVNGNGLKERHRSRS is encoded by the exons ATGTCAAGAGTCTATGTTGGAAATCTGGACCCTAGGGTCAGTGAAAGAGAGCTTGAGGATGAATTCCGCATCTTTGGAGTTATAAGAAG TGTTTGGGTTGCAAGACGTCCCCCTGGCTACGCTTTTATTGACTTCGATGATCGACGGGATGCACAAGATGCAATCAAAGAGCTGGATG GTAAGAATGGATGGAGAGTGGAGCTTTCACATAATTCTAGAGGAGGAGGTGGTGGGGGCCGTGGAGGGGGTCAAGGTCGATCTGGAGGCTCTGATTTGAAGTGCTACGAATGTGGTGAATCAGGTCATTTTGCTCGTGAGTGCAGAACGCGTGGGGGTCCCGGAGCAGGAAGACATAGAAGTCGGAGCCCTCCTAGATACCGCAGGAGCCCAAGTTATGGTCGTAG GAGTTACAGTCCTCATGGGCGTTCCCCTAGGCGCCGAAGCCCGTCACCACGTGGTCGCAGCTATAGCCGTTCTCCATATCGCGGCCGAGAAGAAGCTCCATATGTTAATGG AAATGGACTTAAAGAGCGTCACAGAAGCCGAAGCTGA
- the LOC125878504 gene encoding serine/arginine-rich splicing factor RSZ22A-like isoform X1: MSRVYVGNLDPRVSERELEDEFRIFGVIRSVWVARRPPGYAFIDFDDRRDAQDAIKELDGKNGWRVELSHNSRGGGGGGRGGGQGRSGGSDLKCYECGESGHFARECRTRGGPGAGRHRSRSPPRYRRSPSYGRSRSYSPHGRSPRRRSPSPRGRSYSRSPYRGREEAPYVNGNGLKERHRSRS; encoded by the exons ATGTCAAGAGTCTATGTTGGAAATCTGGACCCTAGGGTCAGTGAAAGAGAGCTTGAGGATGAATTCCGCATCTTTGGAGTTATAAGAAG TGTTTGGGTTGCAAGACGTCCCCCTGGCTACGCTTTTATTGACTTCGATGATCGACGGGATGCACAAGATGCAATCAAAGAGCTGGATG GTAAGAATGGATGGAGAGTGGAGCTTTCACATAATTCTAGAGGAGGAGGTGGTGGGGGCCGTGGAGGGGGTCAAGGTCGATCTGGAGGCTCTGATTTGAAGTGCTACGAATGTGGTGAATCAGGTCATTTTGCTCGTGAGTGCAGAACGCGTGGGGGTCCCGGAGCAGGAAGACATAGAAGTCGGAGCCCTCCTAGATACCGCAGGAGCCCAAGTTATGGTCGTAG CAGGAGTTACAGTCCTCATGGGCGTTCCCCTAGGCGCCGAAGCCCGTCACCACGTGGTCGCAGCTATAGCCGTTCTCCATATCGCGGCCGAGAAGAAGCTCCATATGTTAATGG AAATGGACTTAAAGAGCGTCACAGAAGCCGAAGCTGA
- the LOC125878486 gene encoding probable cyclic nucleotide-gated ion channel 14 isoform X1 has protein sequence MVTFKPHLRKFLNFSAIFVGIFVCKGYDGVQESQDGKNLESSWEKNENHVLEKQLPLYLDGRNVDKVGASKVPKFGKFKVFPENYVPGKKKILDPGSEIVIQWNRVFLFSCLIALFMDPLFFYLPSVVNRGKSSCMTIDLNLGISVTCFRTVADVFYLLHVIFKFRTAYVSRSSRVFGRGELVKDKKLIARKYLKSEFFIDAIAALPLPQIVIWFIIPAIRSSHSDHTNNALVLIVLLQYLPRLYLIFPLSSQIIKAAGVVTKTAWAGAAYNLLLYMLASHVLGASWYLLSIERYATCWKIACEKELSPLQCSSRFLDCGTTDHADRITWVNSTQVFSNCYPSNSTIFDFGIFANAVTNNVVSSKFLEKYLYCLWWGLQNLSSYGQNLTTSTYIWETSFAILIAIFGLVLFAHLIGNMQTYLQSITVRLEEWRLKRRDTEEWMRHRQLPQDLQERVRRFVQYKWLATRGVDEESILLALPSDLRRDIQRHLCLDLVRRVPFFSQMDDQLLDAICERLSSSLSTQGTYIVREGDPVTEMLFVIRGTLESSTTNGGRTGFFNSITLRPGDFCGEELLAWALLPRSTLNLPSSTRTVRALSEVEAFALHAEDLKFVANQFRRLHSKKLQHTFRYYSHHWRTWAACFVQAAWRRFKRRKLAKELYRGESLSYAPEDDQSAYESECEHEDDQQTKTTPTNSSNVTQNLGVTILASRFAAHTRRGVQKMKDMDVPTFQKPEEPDFSAEPDDD, from the exons atGGTTACTTTCAAACCCCATTTGAgaaaattcttgaatttttcaGCCAT ATTTGTAGGTATTTTTGTCTGTAAAGGTTATGatggagttcaagaaagccAAGACGGTAAG AATCTTGAAAGTTCATGGGAGAAGAATGAGAACCATGTTCTTGAAAAGCAGCTACCTTTGTATCTTGATGGTAGAAATGTTGACAAAGTTGGAGCTAGTAAAGTTCCTAAATTTGGGAAATTTAAGGTTTTCCCAGAAAATTATGTACCTGGGAAAAAGAAAATTCTTGATCCAGGAAGTGAAATTGTTATACAATGGAATAGGGtattcttgttttcttgttTGATAGCTCTCTTCATGGATCCATTGTTTTTTTACCTTCCATCAGTGGTGAATAGGGGGAAATCTTCATGTATGACAATTGACTTGAATCTTGGGATTAGTGTTACATGTTTTCGAACAGTAGCAGATGTTTTCTATTTGTTACATGTGATATTTAAGTTCAGGACTGCTTATGTTTCAAGAAGTTCAAGGGTGTTTGGAAGGGGTGAACTTGTTAAGGATAAGAAATTGATTGCAAGGAAGTACTTGAAGTCTGAATTCTTCATTGATGCTATTGCTGCTCTGCCTCTTCCTCAG ATTGTAATATGGTTCATCATACCGGCGATTAGAAGTTCTCATTCCGATCACACTAACAATGCTCTTGTACTTATAGTCCTGCTGCAATATCTGCCAAGACTCTATCTGATTTTCCCATTGAGTTCTCAAATTATTAAAGCTGCCGGGGTTGTCACAAAAACAGCTTGGGCAGGGGCTGCTTACAATTTGCTACTCTACATGTTGGCAAGCCAT GTCCTTGGTGCTTCCTGGTATTTATTGTCAATTGAGAGATATGCTACATGCTGGAAAATAGCTTGCGAAAAGGAGCTTAGTCCTTTACAATGCTCCAGTCGTTTCCTCGACTGTGGTACTACAGACCATGCAGACAGGATAACATGGGTAAACAGCACCCAAGTTTTCAGCAACTGCTATCCTTCCAACTCGACCATTTTCGACTTTGGAATATTTGCAAATGCAGTTACAAACAATGTTGTCTCCTCTAAGTTCCTTGAGAAGTACTTGTACTGCTTGTGGTGGGGTTTACAAAATTTGAG TTCTTACGGCCAGAACTTGACCACAAGCACATATATATGGGAAACTTCATTTGCCATTCTTATTGCTATTTTTGGGCTAGTTCTGTTTGCTCATTTGATTGGAAACATGCAG ACATACTTACAATCTATCACTGTGAGGCTTGAAGAATGGAGGCTCAAGCGACGAGATACTGAAGAATGGATGAGGCATCGCCAACTTCCTCAGGATCTACAAGAACGTGTTAGACGTTTTGTACAGTACAAGTGGCTTGCCACTCGAGGAGTAGATGAAGAATCTATCCTGCTTGCTTTACCTTCAGACCTTCGCCGTGACATCCAACGCCACCTATGTTTAGACCTTGTTCGGCGT gttcccttcttctcacaaaTGGATGATCAACTGCTTGATGCCATATGTGAACGTCTGAGTTCTTCGTTAAGTACTCAAGGAACGTACATTGTACGTGAGGGTGATCCAGTAACTGAAATGCTCTTTGTTATTAGAGGAACGTTAGAGAGCTCAACTACAAATGGAGGGAGAACAGGCTTCTTCAACTCAATTACTTTGAGGCCAGGTGACTTTTGTGGCGAGGAACTCCTTGCCTGGGCGTTGTTGCCACGATCCACTCTTAACTTGCCTTCATCAACGAGAACAGTGAGAGCGCTGTCAGAAGTAGAAGCTTTTGCATTACATGCAGAGGATCTCAAGTTTGTAGCCAATCAATTCAGACGTCTTCATAGTAAAAAGCTACAGCACACCTTCCGTTATTACTCTCACCACTGGAGAACTTGGGCTGCCTGTTTCGTTCAAGCTGCTTGGCGTCGTTTCAAGAGGAGAAAGCTGGCCAAAGAACTTTATAGAGGTGAGTCCTTGTCTTATGCTCCTGAGGATGATCAATCAGCATATGAAAGTGAATGTGAACACGAGGATGATCAACAAACGAAGACTACACCAACAAACTCTTCAAATGTAACGCAAAACCTTGGAGTTACAATATTGGCATCAAGATTTGCTGCACACACAAGGAGAGGAGTTCAGAAGATGAAGGATATGGATGTGCCTACGTTTCAGAAGCCCGAGGAGCCTGACTTTTCGGCTGAGCCAGATGACGACTAG
- the LOC125878486 gene encoding probable cyclic nucleotide-gated ion channel 14 isoform X3 yields the protein MELLEKGYDGVQESQDGKNLESSWEKNENHVLEKQLPLYLDGRNVDKVGASKVPKFGKFKVFPENYVPGKKKILDPGSEIVIQWNRVFLFSCLIALFMDPLFFYLPSVVNRGKSSCMTIDLNLGISVTCFRTVADVFYLLHVIFKFRTAYVSRSSRVFGRGELVKDKKLIARKYLKSEFFIDAIAALPLPQIVIWFIIPAIRSSHSDHTNNALVLIVLLQYLPRLYLIFPLSSQIIKAAGVVTKTAWAGAAYNLLLYMLASHVLGASWYLLSIERYATCWKIACEKELSPLQCSSRFLDCGTTDHADRITWVNSTQVFSNCYPSNSTIFDFGIFANAVTNNVVSSKFLEKYLYCLWWGLQNLSSYGQNLTTSTYIWETSFAILIAIFGLVLFAHLIGNMQTYLQSITVRLEEWRLKRRDTEEWMRHRQLPQDLQERVRRFVQYKWLATRGVDEESILLALPSDLRRDIQRHLCLDLVRRVPFFSQMDDQLLDAICERLSSSLSTQGTYIVREGDPVTEMLFVIRGTLESSTTNGGRTGFFNSITLRPGDFCGEELLAWALLPRSTLNLPSSTRTVRALSEVEAFALHAEDLKFVANQFRRLHSKKLQHTFRYYSHHWRTWAACFVQAAWRRFKRRKLAKELYRGESLSYAPEDDQSAYESECEHEDDQQTKTTPTNSSNVTQNLGVTILASRFAAHTRRGVQKMKDMDVPTFQKPEEPDFSAEPDDD from the exons ATGGAACTTcttgaaaagg GTTATGatggagttcaagaaagccAAGACGGTAAG AATCTTGAAAGTTCATGGGAGAAGAATGAGAACCATGTTCTTGAAAAGCAGCTACCTTTGTATCTTGATGGTAGAAATGTTGACAAAGTTGGAGCTAGTAAAGTTCCTAAATTTGGGAAATTTAAGGTTTTCCCAGAAAATTATGTACCTGGGAAAAAGAAAATTCTTGATCCAGGAAGTGAAATTGTTATACAATGGAATAGGGtattcttgttttcttgttTGATAGCTCTCTTCATGGATCCATTGTTTTTTTACCTTCCATCAGTGGTGAATAGGGGGAAATCTTCATGTATGACAATTGACTTGAATCTTGGGATTAGTGTTACATGTTTTCGAACAGTAGCAGATGTTTTCTATTTGTTACATGTGATATTTAAGTTCAGGACTGCTTATGTTTCAAGAAGTTCAAGGGTGTTTGGAAGGGGTGAACTTGTTAAGGATAAGAAATTGATTGCAAGGAAGTACTTGAAGTCTGAATTCTTCATTGATGCTATTGCTGCTCTGCCTCTTCCTCAG ATTGTAATATGGTTCATCATACCGGCGATTAGAAGTTCTCATTCCGATCACACTAACAATGCTCTTGTACTTATAGTCCTGCTGCAATATCTGCCAAGACTCTATCTGATTTTCCCATTGAGTTCTCAAATTATTAAAGCTGCCGGGGTTGTCACAAAAACAGCTTGGGCAGGGGCTGCTTACAATTTGCTACTCTACATGTTGGCAAGCCAT GTCCTTGGTGCTTCCTGGTATTTATTGTCAATTGAGAGATATGCTACATGCTGGAAAATAGCTTGCGAAAAGGAGCTTAGTCCTTTACAATGCTCCAGTCGTTTCCTCGACTGTGGTACTACAGACCATGCAGACAGGATAACATGGGTAAACAGCACCCAAGTTTTCAGCAACTGCTATCCTTCCAACTCGACCATTTTCGACTTTGGAATATTTGCAAATGCAGTTACAAACAATGTTGTCTCCTCTAAGTTCCTTGAGAAGTACTTGTACTGCTTGTGGTGGGGTTTACAAAATTTGAG TTCTTACGGCCAGAACTTGACCACAAGCACATATATATGGGAAACTTCATTTGCCATTCTTATTGCTATTTTTGGGCTAGTTCTGTTTGCTCATTTGATTGGAAACATGCAG ACATACTTACAATCTATCACTGTGAGGCTTGAAGAATGGAGGCTCAAGCGACGAGATACTGAAGAATGGATGAGGCATCGCCAACTTCCTCAGGATCTACAAGAACGTGTTAGACGTTTTGTACAGTACAAGTGGCTTGCCACTCGAGGAGTAGATGAAGAATCTATCCTGCTTGCTTTACCTTCAGACCTTCGCCGTGACATCCAACGCCACCTATGTTTAGACCTTGTTCGGCGT gttcccttcttctcacaaaTGGATGATCAACTGCTTGATGCCATATGTGAACGTCTGAGTTCTTCGTTAAGTACTCAAGGAACGTACATTGTACGTGAGGGTGATCCAGTAACTGAAATGCTCTTTGTTATTAGAGGAACGTTAGAGAGCTCAACTACAAATGGAGGGAGAACAGGCTTCTTCAACTCAATTACTTTGAGGCCAGGTGACTTTTGTGGCGAGGAACTCCTTGCCTGGGCGTTGTTGCCACGATCCACTCTTAACTTGCCTTCATCAACGAGAACAGTGAGAGCGCTGTCAGAAGTAGAAGCTTTTGCATTACATGCAGAGGATCTCAAGTTTGTAGCCAATCAATTCAGACGTCTTCATAGTAAAAAGCTACAGCACACCTTCCGTTATTACTCTCACCACTGGAGAACTTGGGCTGCCTGTTTCGTTCAAGCTGCTTGGCGTCGTTTCAAGAGGAGAAAGCTGGCCAAAGAACTTTATAGAGGTGAGTCCTTGTCTTATGCTCCTGAGGATGATCAATCAGCATATGAAAGTGAATGTGAACACGAGGATGATCAACAAACGAAGACTACACCAACAAACTCTTCAAATGTAACGCAAAACCTTGGAGTTACAATATTGGCATCAAGATTTGCTGCACACACAAGGAGAGGAGTTCAGAAGATGAAGGATATGGATGTGCCTACGTTTCAGAAGCCCGAGGAGCCTGACTTTTCGGCTGAGCCAGATGACGACTAG
- the LOC125878486 gene encoding probable cyclic nucleotide-gated ion channel 14 isoform X2 codes for MMEFKKAKTVRFYNDGKQNLESSWEKNENHVLEKQLPLYLDGRNVDKVGASKVPKFGKFKVFPENYVPGKKKILDPGSEIVIQWNRVFLFSCLIALFMDPLFFYLPSVVNRGKSSCMTIDLNLGISVTCFRTVADVFYLLHVIFKFRTAYVSRSSRVFGRGELVKDKKLIARKYLKSEFFIDAIAALPLPQIVIWFIIPAIRSSHSDHTNNALVLIVLLQYLPRLYLIFPLSSQIIKAAGVVTKTAWAGAAYNLLLYMLASHVLGASWYLLSIERYATCWKIACEKELSPLQCSSRFLDCGTTDHADRITWVNSTQVFSNCYPSNSTIFDFGIFANAVTNNVVSSKFLEKYLYCLWWGLQNLSSYGQNLTTSTYIWETSFAILIAIFGLVLFAHLIGNMQTYLQSITVRLEEWRLKRRDTEEWMRHRQLPQDLQERVRRFVQYKWLATRGVDEESILLALPSDLRRDIQRHLCLDLVRRVPFFSQMDDQLLDAICERLSSSLSTQGTYIVREGDPVTEMLFVIRGTLESSTTNGGRTGFFNSITLRPGDFCGEELLAWALLPRSTLNLPSSTRTVRALSEVEAFALHAEDLKFVANQFRRLHSKKLQHTFRYYSHHWRTWAACFVQAAWRRFKRRKLAKELYRGESLSYAPEDDQSAYESECEHEDDQQTKTTPTNSSNVTQNLGVTILASRFAAHTRRGVQKMKDMDVPTFQKPEEPDFSAEPDDD; via the exons ATGatggagttcaagaaagccAAGACGGTAAG GTTTTATAATGATGGGAAACAGAATCTTGAAAGTTCATGGGAGAAGAATGAGAACCATGTTCTTGAAAAGCAGCTACCTTTGTATCTTGATGGTAGAAATGTTGACAAAGTTGGAGCTAGTAAAGTTCCTAAATTTGGGAAATTTAAGGTTTTCCCAGAAAATTATGTACCTGGGAAAAAGAAAATTCTTGATCCAGGAAGTGAAATTGTTATACAATGGAATAGGGtattcttgttttcttgttTGATAGCTCTCTTCATGGATCCATTGTTTTTTTACCTTCCATCAGTGGTGAATAGGGGGAAATCTTCATGTATGACAATTGACTTGAATCTTGGGATTAGTGTTACATGTTTTCGAACAGTAGCAGATGTTTTCTATTTGTTACATGTGATATTTAAGTTCAGGACTGCTTATGTTTCAAGAAGTTCAAGGGTGTTTGGAAGGGGTGAACTTGTTAAGGATAAGAAATTGATTGCAAGGAAGTACTTGAAGTCTGAATTCTTCATTGATGCTATTGCTGCTCTGCCTCTTCCTCAG ATTGTAATATGGTTCATCATACCGGCGATTAGAAGTTCTCATTCCGATCACACTAACAATGCTCTTGTACTTATAGTCCTGCTGCAATATCTGCCAAGACTCTATCTGATTTTCCCATTGAGTTCTCAAATTATTAAAGCTGCCGGGGTTGTCACAAAAACAGCTTGGGCAGGGGCTGCTTACAATTTGCTACTCTACATGTTGGCAAGCCAT GTCCTTGGTGCTTCCTGGTATTTATTGTCAATTGAGAGATATGCTACATGCTGGAAAATAGCTTGCGAAAAGGAGCTTAGTCCTTTACAATGCTCCAGTCGTTTCCTCGACTGTGGTACTACAGACCATGCAGACAGGATAACATGGGTAAACAGCACCCAAGTTTTCAGCAACTGCTATCCTTCCAACTCGACCATTTTCGACTTTGGAATATTTGCAAATGCAGTTACAAACAATGTTGTCTCCTCTAAGTTCCTTGAGAAGTACTTGTACTGCTTGTGGTGGGGTTTACAAAATTTGAG TTCTTACGGCCAGAACTTGACCACAAGCACATATATATGGGAAACTTCATTTGCCATTCTTATTGCTATTTTTGGGCTAGTTCTGTTTGCTCATTTGATTGGAAACATGCAG ACATACTTACAATCTATCACTGTGAGGCTTGAAGAATGGAGGCTCAAGCGACGAGATACTGAAGAATGGATGAGGCATCGCCAACTTCCTCAGGATCTACAAGAACGTGTTAGACGTTTTGTACAGTACAAGTGGCTTGCCACTCGAGGAGTAGATGAAGAATCTATCCTGCTTGCTTTACCTTCAGACCTTCGCCGTGACATCCAACGCCACCTATGTTTAGACCTTGTTCGGCGT gttcccttcttctcacaaaTGGATGATCAACTGCTTGATGCCATATGTGAACGTCTGAGTTCTTCGTTAAGTACTCAAGGAACGTACATTGTACGTGAGGGTGATCCAGTAACTGAAATGCTCTTTGTTATTAGAGGAACGTTAGAGAGCTCAACTACAAATGGAGGGAGAACAGGCTTCTTCAACTCAATTACTTTGAGGCCAGGTGACTTTTGTGGCGAGGAACTCCTTGCCTGGGCGTTGTTGCCACGATCCACTCTTAACTTGCCTTCATCAACGAGAACAGTGAGAGCGCTGTCAGAAGTAGAAGCTTTTGCATTACATGCAGAGGATCTCAAGTTTGTAGCCAATCAATTCAGACGTCTTCATAGTAAAAAGCTACAGCACACCTTCCGTTATTACTCTCACCACTGGAGAACTTGGGCTGCCTGTTTCGTTCAAGCTGCTTGGCGTCGTTTCAAGAGGAGAAAGCTGGCCAAAGAACTTTATAGAGGTGAGTCCTTGTCTTATGCTCCTGAGGATGATCAATCAGCATATGAAAGTGAATGTGAACACGAGGATGATCAACAAACGAAGACTACACCAACAAACTCTTCAAATGTAACGCAAAACCTTGGAGTTACAATATTGGCATCAAGATTTGCTGCACACACAAGGAGAGGAGTTCAGAAGATGAAGGATATGGATGTGCCTACGTTTCAGAAGCCCGAGGAGCCTGACTTTTCGGCTGAGCCAGATGACGACTAG
- the LOC125878486 gene encoding probable cyclic nucleotide-gated ion channel 14 isoform X4 encodes MDPLFFYLPSVVNRGKSSCMTIDLNLGISVTCFRTVADVFYLLHVIFKFRTAYVSRSSRVFGRGELVKDKKLIARKYLKSEFFIDAIAALPLPQIVIWFIIPAIRSSHSDHTNNALVLIVLLQYLPRLYLIFPLSSQIIKAAGVVTKTAWAGAAYNLLLYMLASHVLGASWYLLSIERYATCWKIACEKELSPLQCSSRFLDCGTTDHADRITWVNSTQVFSNCYPSNSTIFDFGIFANAVTNNVVSSKFLEKYLYCLWWGLQNLSSYGQNLTTSTYIWETSFAILIAIFGLVLFAHLIGNMQTYLQSITVRLEEWRLKRRDTEEWMRHRQLPQDLQERVRRFVQYKWLATRGVDEESILLALPSDLRRDIQRHLCLDLVRRVPFFSQMDDQLLDAICERLSSSLSTQGTYIVREGDPVTEMLFVIRGTLESSTTNGGRTGFFNSITLRPGDFCGEELLAWALLPRSTLNLPSSTRTVRALSEVEAFALHAEDLKFVANQFRRLHSKKLQHTFRYYSHHWRTWAACFVQAAWRRFKRRKLAKELYRGESLSYAPEDDQSAYESECEHEDDQQTKTTPTNSSNVTQNLGVTILASRFAAHTRRGVQKMKDMDVPTFQKPEEPDFSAEPDDD; translated from the exons ATGGATCCATTGTTTTTTTACCTTCCATCAGTGGTGAATAGGGGGAAATCTTCATGTATGACAATTGACTTGAATCTTGGGATTAGTGTTACATGTTTTCGAACAGTAGCAGATGTTTTCTATTTGTTACATGTGATATTTAAGTTCAGGACTGCTTATGTTTCAAGAAGTTCAAGGGTGTTTGGAAGGGGTGAACTTGTTAAGGATAAGAAATTGATTGCAAGGAAGTACTTGAAGTCTGAATTCTTCATTGATGCTATTGCTGCTCTGCCTCTTCCTCAG ATTGTAATATGGTTCATCATACCGGCGATTAGAAGTTCTCATTCCGATCACACTAACAATGCTCTTGTACTTATAGTCCTGCTGCAATATCTGCCAAGACTCTATCTGATTTTCCCATTGAGTTCTCAAATTATTAAAGCTGCCGGGGTTGTCACAAAAACAGCTTGGGCAGGGGCTGCTTACAATTTGCTACTCTACATGTTGGCAAGCCAT GTCCTTGGTGCTTCCTGGTATTTATTGTCAATTGAGAGATATGCTACATGCTGGAAAATAGCTTGCGAAAAGGAGCTTAGTCCTTTACAATGCTCCAGTCGTTTCCTCGACTGTGGTACTACAGACCATGCAGACAGGATAACATGGGTAAACAGCACCCAAGTTTTCAGCAACTGCTATCCTTCCAACTCGACCATTTTCGACTTTGGAATATTTGCAAATGCAGTTACAAACAATGTTGTCTCCTCTAAGTTCCTTGAGAAGTACTTGTACTGCTTGTGGTGGGGTTTACAAAATTTGAG TTCTTACGGCCAGAACTTGACCACAAGCACATATATATGGGAAACTTCATTTGCCATTCTTATTGCTATTTTTGGGCTAGTTCTGTTTGCTCATTTGATTGGAAACATGCAG ACATACTTACAATCTATCACTGTGAGGCTTGAAGAATGGAGGCTCAAGCGACGAGATACTGAAGAATGGATGAGGCATCGCCAACTTCCTCAGGATCTACAAGAACGTGTTAGACGTTTTGTACAGTACAAGTGGCTTGCCACTCGAGGAGTAGATGAAGAATCTATCCTGCTTGCTTTACCTTCAGACCTTCGCCGTGACATCCAACGCCACCTATGTTTAGACCTTGTTCGGCGT gttcccttcttctcacaaaTGGATGATCAACTGCTTGATGCCATATGTGAACGTCTGAGTTCTTCGTTAAGTACTCAAGGAACGTACATTGTACGTGAGGGTGATCCAGTAACTGAAATGCTCTTTGTTATTAGAGGAACGTTAGAGAGCTCAACTACAAATGGAGGGAGAACAGGCTTCTTCAACTCAATTACTTTGAGGCCAGGTGACTTTTGTGGCGAGGAACTCCTTGCCTGGGCGTTGTTGCCACGATCCACTCTTAACTTGCCTTCATCAACGAGAACAGTGAGAGCGCTGTCAGAAGTAGAAGCTTTTGCATTACATGCAGAGGATCTCAAGTTTGTAGCCAATCAATTCAGACGTCTTCATAGTAAAAAGCTACAGCACACCTTCCGTTATTACTCTCACCACTGGAGAACTTGGGCTGCCTGTTTCGTTCAAGCTGCTTGGCGTCGTTTCAAGAGGAGAAAGCTGGCCAAAGAACTTTATAGAGGTGAGTCCTTGTCTTATGCTCCTGAGGATGATCAATCAGCATATGAAAGTGAATGTGAACACGAGGATGATCAACAAACGAAGACTACACCAACAAACTCTTCAAATGTAACGCAAAACCTTGGAGTTACAATATTGGCATCAAGATTTGCTGCACACACAAGGAGAGGAGTTCAGAAGATGAAGGATATGGATGTGCCTACGTTTCAGAAGCCCGAGGAGCCTGACTTTTCGGCTGAGCCAGATGACGACTAG
- the LOC125878502 gene encoding trihelix transcription factor ASR3, whose amino-acid sequence MERSGGSLRTRSQAAPVWTLHESVTLVNEMKATQIECGNTLASFQKWQSTVHNCNSLGVNRSLNQCKRRWESMLEQYNKVKPWESAYWDSFDEERKRELDLPEQFDFELFNAIARYLSLEGEDGGGAETDPDTDPEAQQVQGNNAFLEIGPKRQRRRTKTKRYKMEERLNPWRRILNENRKYEQSKMGIKHEASIDANLEAPRHENSSLEIKRETSSPEEMTELPNLSIVSKVKAEQYNVDNPEEMMAATLRENAEMITAIAEGNTMDDRDCMLADLNNFDAGRVHLIRSQGNQLIDCLGKISDTLIQLCDAIHKK is encoded by the exons ATGGAGAGGAGCGGCGGTTCACTACGGACGCGTTCACAGGCGGCGCCTGTCTGGACATTACATGAGTCAGTCACCCTTGTGAACGAAATGAAAGCAACTCAAATTGAATGCGGCAATACCCTAGCCTCTTTCCAGAAATGGCAGTCGACCGTGCACAATTGCAACTCACTGGGCGTGAATCGGAGTTTGAATCAGTGTAAACGGAGGTGGGAATCTATGTTGGAACAGTACAATAAAGTGAAGCCCTGGGAATCGGCCTATTGGGATTCGTTCGATGAGGAGAGGAAGAGGGAATTGGATCTGCCGGAGCAGTTCGATTTCGAGTTGTTTAATGCGATTGCTAGGTATTTGAGTTTAGAGGGTGAGGATGGCGGCGGTGCTGAAACTGACCCGGATACCGACCCGGAAGCACAGCAGGTTCAAGGAAATAATGCTTTCTTGGAAATTG GTCCTAAAAGGCAACGGCGAAGGACGAAGACAAAAAGGTACAAAATGGAGGAAAGATTGAATCCATGGAGACGCATCTTAAATGAAAACAGGAAGTATGAGCAATCCAAGATGGGGATAAAGCATGAAGCTAGCATAGATGCAAATTTGGAAGCCCCAAGGCATGAGAATTCAAGTTTAGAAATAAAGCGCGAGACATCCAGTCCGGAGGAAATGACTGAACTTCCAAACCTTAGCATTGTTAGTAAGGTAAAGGCTGAGCAGTATAATGTAGATAATCCAGAAGAAATGATGGCTGCAACTCTTAGAGAAAATGCAGAAATGATCACTGCAATAGCTGAAGGAAATACAATGGATGATAGAGATTGCATGCTTGCTGATTTGAACAATTTTGATGCTGGTCGGGTTCATTTGATCAGAAGTCAAGGCAACCAACTTATCGATTGCCTCGGAAAAATTTCCGACACCCTTATTCAGCTTTGTGATGCAATTCACAAAAAATAA